A single genomic interval of Alcaligenes sp. SDU_A2 harbors:
- the rdgB gene encoding RdgB/HAM1 family non-canonical purine NTP pyrophosphatase, giving the protein MNAEHKNVVLASNNAGKLKEFSAILASAGLTMVPQGQLDIPEAQEPFGTFVENALAKARHASRLSGLPALADDSGLCVRVLDGAPGVYSARFAAMEQGGEKSDSANNALLVRRLQGQSDRRACYVAVLVYVRHADDPRPIIAEGVWEGEIVDQPQGEHGFGYDPHFYIPQFQQTAAQLAPEIKNQHSHRGRALQSLLRKLEQA; this is encoded by the coding sequence ATGAATGCAGAACACAAAAACGTAGTCCTGGCTTCCAACAATGCAGGCAAGCTCAAGGAGTTTTCCGCCATTCTGGCTAGCGCCGGTCTGACTATGGTGCCGCAGGGACAGTTGGACATTCCTGAGGCCCAAGAGCCATTCGGCACCTTCGTGGAAAATGCCCTGGCCAAGGCCCGTCACGCCAGCCGCTTGAGCGGCCTGCCTGCGCTGGCCGACGATTCGGGTTTATGCGTGCGCGTGTTGGACGGTGCGCCGGGCGTGTATTCGGCCCGTTTCGCGGCCATGGAGCAGGGTGGCGAGAAATCGGATAGCGCCAATAATGCCTTGCTGGTCCGCCGTCTGCAGGGCCAGAGCGACCGGCGTGCCTGTTATGTTGCTGTCTTGGTGTACGTGCGCCATGCCGATGACCCGCGCCCCATTATTGCGGAAGGGGTCTGGGAGGGCGAAATCGTGGATCAACCGCAGGGCGAACATGGCTTCGGTTACGATCCGCATTTTTATATCCCACAGTTTCAGCAAACGGCAGCGCAACTGGCACCTGAAATCAAGAATCAGCACAGCCACCGGGGTCGCGCCCTGCAAAGCCTGCTGCGCAAGCTCGAACAGGCATGA
- the hemW gene encoding radical SAM family heme chaperone HemW, whose product MSTLQDLSPSVRIRPGAGPATLLPSLPPLSVYVHVPWCVRKCPYCDFNSHAAPAQLPEEDYLSALQADLEQNLPLIWGRQVISVFIGGGTPSLLSASALDRMLALLRAYLNLLPDAEITLEANPGTAEAQRFLDYARSGINRISLGVQSFDDQALKALGRVHDGQQARQAIDMAMKAVDRVNLDLMYALPGQSPTQSEQDILQAMSFGTEHLSLYHLTLEPNTVFAKYPPVLPDDDDSAAMQDRLIELTAAQGWHQYEISAYAKRGGHSRHNLNYWEFGDYLGIGPGAHGKLSFHDRIIRTATVRNPVSWMEAAPRRDGSHYARHERVSAADLPFEFMLNALRLKDGVPANYFQERTGVPLARILPVLRRSIDKGLLAADPVRIRASDLGWRFLNDLQEAFLPDELA is encoded by the coding sequence ATGAGTACCTTGCAAGATCTATCGCCTTCTGTGCGCATCCGGCCAGGAGCCGGGCCGGCCACATTGCTGCCCAGTCTGCCGCCGCTGTCGGTCTATGTGCATGTGCCGTGGTGCGTGCGCAAATGCCCGTATTGCGACTTCAACTCTCACGCCGCCCCTGCGCAACTGCCGGAAGAAGACTATCTAAGCGCCTTGCAAGCCGATCTCGAACAGAATTTGCCCCTGATATGGGGACGACAGGTCATTTCTGTCTTCATAGGCGGAGGCACACCCAGCCTGTTGTCTGCATCGGCCTTGGATCGCATGTTGGCCTTGTTGCGGGCGTACTTGAATCTATTGCCCGATGCCGAAATTACGTTGGAAGCCAATCCCGGTACGGCGGAGGCACAGCGTTTTTTGGACTATGCGCGTAGCGGGATCAACCGGATCTCGCTGGGAGTGCAAAGTTTTGATGACCAGGCACTGAAGGCCTTGGGCCGCGTTCACGACGGGCAACAGGCGCGTCAGGCCATAGACATGGCCATGAAAGCCGTGGACCGTGTGAATCTGGATCTGATGTACGCCTTGCCGGGCCAAAGTCCGACACAATCCGAGCAGGACATACTGCAGGCCATGTCCTTTGGCACCGAACATCTGTCGCTTTACCATCTGACCCTAGAGCCCAACACCGTCTTTGCCAAATACCCTCCCGTCCTGCCCGACGATGACGACAGCGCTGCCATGCAGGACAGGCTGATCGAGCTGACCGCCGCCCAAGGCTGGCATCAGTACGAGATTTCCGCCTATGCCAAGCGTGGCGGCCATAGTCGCCACAATCTGAATTATTGGGAATTTGGCGATTACTTGGGCATAGGGCCGGGCGCGCACGGCAAGCTGTCTTTTCATGATCGCATCATACGCACGGCTACGGTGCGCAATCCGGTTTCCTGGATGGAAGCGGCACCCCGTCGCGATGGCAGCCATTATGCCCGGCACGAACGCGTCAGCGCTGCGGATTTGCCCTTCGAATTCATGCTTAATGCCTTACGGTTAAAGGATGGTGTGCCAGCTAATTATTTTCAGGAACGCACTGGCGTGCCGCTGGCCCGGATACTGCCTGTTTTGCGGCGCAGCATCGACAAAGGTTTGCTGGCGGCAGATCCTGTGCGTATCCGCGCCAGCGATCTGGGATGGCGTTTCCTGAATGATCTTCAAGAGGCATTTCTGCCAGACGAGCTGGCTTAA
- the rph gene encoding ribonuclease PH, translating into MSQSVPVARQSGRRADQCRPVEFLTGFTRHAEGSVLIRMGDTHVLCNASVLDKVPPFLKGKGQGWVTAEYGMLPRSTHTRSDREAARGKQSGRTQEIQRLIGRSLRAVFDLTALGERTLQIDCDVIQADGGTRCASITGAWVAASLAVRTLQQQGLLQGSPIRDQLAAVSVGLSNGTPVLDLDYEEDSACGVDMNIVMTGSGQLVEVQGTAEGQTFDRAALNNLLDLAENGLRQLMSAQRQALGL; encoded by the coding sequence TTGTCTCAGTCCGTCCCCGTTGCACGTCAGAGCGGTCGCCGCGCCGATCAGTGCCGTCCTGTGGAATTTCTGACCGGATTCACCCGCCATGCCGAAGGTTCGGTGCTGATTCGCATGGGCGATACGCATGTCCTGTGCAATGCCAGCGTGCTGGACAAAGTCCCCCCGTTCCTGAAAGGCAAGGGGCAGGGCTGGGTAACCGCCGAATACGGCATGTTGCCGCGCTCTACTCATACACGCTCGGACCGCGAAGCGGCACGTGGCAAGCAGAGCGGGCGCACGCAGGAAATCCAGCGTCTGATCGGGCGCAGCCTGCGCGCCGTCTTTGACCTGACTGCATTAGGTGAACGTACCTTGCAGATCGATTGCGATGTTATTCAGGCCGACGGCGGCACCCGCTGCGCCAGCATTACCGGTGCCTGGGTGGCGGCCAGTCTGGCAGTGCGCACCTTGCAGCAGCAGGGCTTGCTGCAGGGCAGTCCCATCCGCGACCAGTTGGCCGCCGTGTCCGTCGGTTTAAGCAATGGCACGCCCGTGCTGGATCTGGATTACGAAGAAGATTCGGCCTGCGGCGTCGATATGAATATCGTTATGACCGGCAGTGGTCAGTTGGTGGAGGTGCAGGGTACAGCCGAAGGACAGACGTTTGATCGAGCCGCGCTGAACAATCTGCTGGACTTGGCTGAAAACGGGCTGCGTCAATTGATGTCCGCTCAGCGCCAGGCACTGGGCCTGTAA